One genomic region from Mycoplasmoides pirum ATCC 25960 encodes:
- a CDS encoding ribonuclease HII, translating to MNIKNNYYQFDRENLKINELVLGIDEVGRGCWAGNLIVCGVLLNGKYFNSKIKDSKLLSFDEREEILKDIKTHNLQYLIKSFTPMQVDKFGPKLSSKILMTEIVNELGEQASKILVDYETLLNAKYEYISLVKGDQKSLAIALASIIAKQYRDNEMIKLNKKYPEYGFKNHKGYGTKEHKLALEKYGPISKIHRFSYKPIKLVKLF from the coding sequence ATGAACATTAAAAATAATTATTATCAATTTGATCGTGAAAATTTAAAAATAAATGAATTAGTTTTAGGTATTGATGAAGTTGGTCGTGGTTGTTGAGCAGGTAATTTAATAGTTTGTGGCGTTTTACTTAATGGGAAATATTTTAATTCCAAAATTAAAGATAGTAAATTGTTATCTTTTGATGAAAGAGAAGAAATTTTAAAAGATATTAAAACTCATAATCTTCAATATTTAATTAAATCATTTACCCCAATGCAAGTAGATAAATTTGGTCCCAAATTATCTAGTAAAATTTTGATGACTGAAATAGTTAATGAACTTGGAGAACAAGCTTCAAAAATTTTAGTTGATTATGAAACTTTGCTAAATGCAAAATATGAATATATTTCTTTAGTTAAAGGAGATCAAAAATCTTTAGCAATCGCTTTAGCAAGTATTATTGCAAAACAATATCGAGACAATGAAATGATTAAATTAAATAAAAAATATCCAGAATATGGTTTTAAAAATCATAAAGGTTATGGAACTAAAGAACACAAATTAGCTTTAGAAAAATATGGCCCCATTTCAAAAATACATCGATTTAGCTATAAACCAATAAAATTGGTAAAATTATTTTAG
- a CDS encoding DUF2179 domain-containing protein has translation MKNQEDIQETITTNNIENKKDSNIPNKNLINVNHGKNVKRAHLTSSLLHFASFYEFKKTWYRVLIIVICALAQGFLSILLIQNTGLYNFGISSITQGLARITFVTLSLQDNMTIDINFVYQLVFWVLYIVINIPLIIFSWFKIGRRFTYLTTIYLVITNVFGFALGQIPGIENLSLFTNVKDNAIHNLLISAYNNQNSISDPIWKENINKLVNDPNFIKSLNFIPGMWEVSGDASRAIALMCYGLLFSLTSALFYTVIFIVGGSSGGSDFISQWFAIKKYRSIGSMLVYVNLFTLTIGVLLGSYVPGSLILERFQNTGIQTGGFNDLNQPTYLNNLAWSAPLFFSPNIVATLLSVVIFSQIMDSWFPRYRLARVEIFTDKTMEIRELMLNDEHPHSLSIQDIIGGYSLDHKQAIVTISMYIDIPQLIKKIREIDERCLVSITSIRGIDGFIYLN, from the coding sequence ATGAAAAATCAAGAAGATATACAAGAAACTATTACAACTAATAACATTGAGAACAAAAAAGATTCTAATATTCCAAATAAAAATCTTATCAATGTAAATCATGGAAAAAATGTAAAGCGAGCACATTTAACTAGTTCATTGTTACATTTTGCATCATTTTATGAATTTAAAAAAACTTGATATCGAGTTTTAATTATAGTTATTTGTGCTTTAGCGCAAGGTTTTTTATCAATATTGTTAATTCAAAATACTGGTTTATATAACTTTGGTATATCTTCTATTACTCAAGGTTTAGCAAGAATAACATTTGTTACTTTATCACTACAAGATAACATGACTATTGATATTAATTTTGTTTATCAATTAGTTTTTTGGGTTCTTTATATTGTTATCAATATCCCTTTAATCATATTTTCTTGATTTAAAATCGGAAGAAGATTTACTTATTTAACAACTATATATTTAGTTATAACTAATGTTTTTGGTTTTGCATTAGGTCAAATTCCAGGAATTGAAAATTTATCTTTGTTTACCAATGTAAAAGATAATGCAATTCATAATTTATTAATAAGTGCATATAATAATCAAAATTCTATATCAGATCCTATATGAAAAGAGAACATTAATAAATTGGTGAATGATCCAAATTTTATTAAAAGTTTAAATTTTATTCCCGGAATGTGGGAAGTTTCTGGAGATGCTAGTCGTGCAATAGCATTGATGTGCTATGGCTTATTATTTTCATTAACATCTGCTTTATTCTACACAGTTATTTTTATTGTTGGTGGTTCTTCTGGTGGCTCTGATTTTATTAGTCAATGATTTGCAATTAAAAAATATCGATCAATTGGTTCAATGTTAGTATATGTAAATTTATTTACTTTAACTATTGGAGTATTATTAGGTTCATATGTTCCGGGAAGTTTGATTTTAGAAAGATTTCAAAACACAGGAATTCAAACTGGTGGATTTAATGATTTAAATCAACCAACATACTTAAATAATTTGGCATGAAGTGCACCATTATTCTTTTCTCCTAATATTGTTGCTACATTGTTGTCAGTTGTTATTTTTTCTCAAATAATGGATTCATGATTCCCAAGATATCGTTTGGCTAGAGTTGAAATATTTACAGACAAAACAATGGAAATTCGTGAATTGATGTTAAATGATGAACATCCACACAGTTTATCAATTCAAGACATAATTGGTGGTTATAGTTTAGATCACAAACAAGCCATAGTGACAATTTCAATGTATATTGACATTCCTCAATTAATTAAAAAAATTAGAGAAATTGACGAACGATGTTTAGTATCTATAACTTCGATTAGAGGAATAGATGGATTTATCTATCTAAATTAA
- the rsmG gene encoding 16S rRNA (guanine(527)-N(7))-methyltransferase RsmG, which yields MDNNKNLLLKKYANLIFEWNKKFNLTGLKTINDINEVLIDETLLSIANINFEFLNVKKIIDVGSGSGCPGILLAIEKPNIEVTIIESNKKKCKFLEIVKQELNIENVKIICSRVEELDHKIFTEKFDLGISRAVSSISIMNELLCRFIKINKFICHLKSLNFQKELNDAEKFLNELKLKFYNKIIVAQIPKFGINIFYQKIDQTPSKYPRRWKEIKK from the coding sequence ATGGACAACAATAAAAATTTATTGTTAAAAAAATATGCTAATTTAATTTTTGAATGAAATAAAAAATTTAATTTAACAGGATTAAAAACTATTAATGATATAAATGAAGTTTTAATTGATGAAACTTTATTGTCAATAGCAAACATAAATTTTGAATTTTTAAATGTTAAAAAAATTATAGATGTGGGTTCTGGTAGTGGTTGTCCAGGGATTTTACTTGCTATAGAAAAACCTAATATTGAAGTTACTATTATTGAATCTAACAAAAAAAAATGTAAATTTTTAGAAATTGTAAAACAAGAATTAAATATTGAAAATGTAAAAATTATTTGTTCTAGAGTAGAGGAATTAGATCATAAAATTTTTACAGAAAAATTTGATTTAGGTATAAGTCGTGCAGTTTCTTCTATATCAATAATGAATGAATTATTATGTAGATTTATTAAAATAAATAAATTTATTTGTCATTTAAAATCTTTAAATTTTCAAAAAGAATTAAATGATGCTGAAAAATTTTTAAATGAACTAAAATTAAAGTTTTACAATAAAATTATTGTTGCACAAATTCCTAAATTTGGTATTAATATTTTTTATCAAAAAATAGATCAAACACCTTCAAAATATCCGAGAAGATGAAAAGAAATTAAGAAATAA
- the cysS gene encoding cysteine--tRNA ligase, with amino-acid sequence MKIFDTYSQEYQEIKNKIINIYVCGPTVYNHVHLGNIRPLITFDVLNRYFQFQKIKVNYVHNITDIDDKIIKQAAFENVPELVLSVNYANAYLEIMNKLNVIPMKNPKVSENIEGIISYIEKLIQNQSAYVVDGNVYFDISLIPNYGSLSKMKTEDLLSGERVEVNEDKKNPLDFVLWKKTTEGIVWDSPWGKGRPGWHTECAFLINSEFNSESINIHGGGIDLRFPHHENENAQHYALFHKNITDNWMHVGHLNIDNQKMSKSTNNFIYVKQLLETYNYATIRWIFYQTHYRSPLNFNNQVLQVAVKDIERIFLTLNKSKTLLILANKPLPTNLTTNTNFLAAIEDDLNFANATKAIWSLISNINTSQNNKDYDKLITLCEELMWCLWMYGIEPQNIHNKSNIDLIKQWNNKLKNKEYDKADELRTKLMNKKLL; translated from the coding sequence ATGAAAATTTTTGATACGTATTCTCAAGAATACCAAGAAATAAAAAACAAAATTATCAATATATATGTTTGTGGACCTACAGTGTACAACCATGTGCATTTAGGTAATATTCGACCATTAATTACATTTGATGTATTGAACCGATATTTTCAGTTTCAAAAAATTAAAGTAAATTATGTACATAATATAACTGACATTGATGACAAAATTATTAAACAAGCTGCATTTGAAAATGTTCCCGAATTAGTTTTATCTGTAAATTATGCAAATGCTTATTTAGAGATTATGAATAAATTAAATGTTATTCCCATGAAAAATCCTAAAGTTTCAGAAAATATTGAAGGAATTATTAGTTATATAGAAAAATTAATTCAAAATCAATCAGCATATGTAGTTGATGGAAATGTATATTTTGATATCTCTTTAATACCAAATTATGGTTCTTTATCAAAAATGAAAACTGAAGATTTGCTTTCGGGCGAAAGAGTTGAAGTTAATGAAGATAAGAAAAACCCTTTAGATTTTGTTTTATGAAAAAAAACAACAGAAGGTATTGTATGAGATTCACCATGAGGTAAAGGAAGACCCGGTTGACATACCGAATGTGCTTTTTTAATAAATTCAGAATTTAATTCAGAATCCATAAATATTCATGGAGGAGGTATCGATTTAAGATTCCCTCATCATGAAAATGAAAATGCACAGCATTATGCATTATTCCATAAAAATATAACTGATAATTGAATGCATGTTGGTCATTTAAATATTGACAATCAAAAAATGTCTAAATCTACTAATAATTTTATATATGTTAAACAATTATTAGAAACATATAATTATGCAACCATTCGTTGAATATTTTATCAAACCCATTATCGCTCACCATTAAATTTTAATAATCAAGTTTTGCAAGTTGCAGTTAAAGATATTGAAAGAATATTTTTGACACTAAATAAGAGTAAAACATTATTAATATTAGCTAATAAACCTTTACCAACAAATTTAACCACTAATACTAATTTTTTAGCAGCTATTGAAGATGATTTAAATTTTGCAAATGCAACAAAAGCTATTTGATCTTTAATTTCAAATATTAATACTTCTCAAAATAACAAAGATTATGATAAATTGATAACATTGTGTGAAGAATTAATGTGATGTTTATGAATGTATGGAATTGAACCTCAAAATATTCATAATAAATCTAATATCGATTTAATTAAACAATGAAACAACAAATTAAAAAATAAAGAATATGATAAAGCTGATGAATTGCGAACTAAATTGATGAATAAAAAATTACTTTAA
- the mnmG gene encoding tRNA uridine-5-carboxymethylaminomethyl(34) synthesis enzyme MnmG — MKNKHSNKKPIVVVVGAGHAGLESAFSASKMGCYVYLIVLKKEYIANCPCNPSIGGPAKGIVTREIDALGGMQAIAADACQLQMKLLNSSKGPGVQALRAQIDKIKYHEWFLKKINNSKNIKLIEDEVTKIVVKNNKAIGVELSSRKIVKSDATILTTGTYMQSVTFQGKKQIAEGPSGFKRSQNLSENLKNLNFKLIRLKTGTPPRIDKDTIDYSSMNLELGSDGEYAFSFSTKKFVPLNKQLPCYLIHTNSKTHDIIKKNFKDSAMYSGQIQGIGPRYCPSIEDKVFKFSDKERHQIFLEPESLKLNTIYLGGFSTSFSNKIQNLLIKTLPGLEKCKIISYGYAIEYDAIDPLQLFPTLETKLIKNLYTAGQINGSSGYEEAAGQGIMAGINAALKLHNKKPFILKRDEAYIGVMIDDLVTKGVTEPYRLLTSRAEHRLLLRNDNAQKRLIDYGKKFGLISNKVYNEYLISKNKIKKAIEFLKKKKVGEFSFLKKKTNNTNFTLYQYLKRPEIKLKKLLSDLKIKNFKLTNLEINIIEIEIKYEGYIKNHLKSLKSIGNLQNVVIPANFNYKNILNLSNEAIDKLSKIQPLNLDQASRISGINFPDIVAIKTHLVKFSSRKNNKNGQQ, encoded by the coding sequence ATGAAAAACAAACATTCAAATAAAAAACCTATTGTTGTTGTAGTTGGTGCAGGTCATGCTGGTTTGGAATCAGCATTTAGTGCTTCAAAAATGGGTTGTTATGTTTATTTAATAGTTTTAAAAAAAGAGTATATTGCAAATTGTCCTTGCAATCCTTCAATTGGTGGCCCCGCAAAAGGAATAGTAACTAGAGAAATAGATGCATTGGGCGGAATGCAAGCTATAGCTGCAGATGCATGTCAATTGCAAATGAAACTTTTGAATAGTTCCAAAGGTCCGGGTGTCCAAGCTTTACGTGCGCAAATAGACAAAATTAAATACCATGAGTGGTTCTTAAAAAAAATTAATAATTCAAAAAACATAAAATTAATAGAAGATGAAGTAACTAAAATTGTTGTAAAAAATAATAAAGCAATTGGTGTTGAATTAAGCAGTAGAAAAATTGTTAAATCAGATGCAACTATTCTTACTACTGGAACATACATGCAATCAGTTACATTCCAAGGTAAAAAACAAATTGCTGAAGGACCTAGTGGTTTTAAAAGAAGTCAAAATTTATCAGAAAACCTAAAAAATTTAAATTTTAAATTAATTAGATTAAAAACAGGAACTCCACCACGTATTGATAAAGATACAATTGATTATTCATCAATGAATTTAGAATTAGGTAGTGATGGCGAATATGCTTTTAGTTTTTCAACCAAAAAATTTGTGCCATTAAATAAACAATTACCTTGTTATTTAATCCATACCAATTCCAAAACGCACGATATAATTAAAAAAAATTTTAAAGATTCAGCAATGTATTCTGGTCAAATTCAAGGTATTGGCCCTAGATATTGTCCTAGCATTGAAGATAAGGTATTCAAATTTTCTGATAAGGAACGCCACCAAATTTTTTTAGAACCTGAATCATTAAAATTAAACACAATATATTTAGGTGGTTTTTCGACTTCATTTTCAAACAAAATTCAAAATCTTTTAATAAAAACCTTACCTGGATTAGAAAAATGCAAGATTATATCTTATGGTTATGCAATTGAATATGATGCCATTGATCCTTTACAACTTTTCCCAACACTTGAAACTAAATTAATTAAAAACTTATATACAGCAGGACAAATTAATGGATCTAGTGGTTATGAAGAAGCTGCAGGACAAGGAATTATGGCAGGAATAAATGCGGCCTTAAAATTACATAATAAAAAACCTTTTATTTTAAAACGCGATGAAGCTTATATAGGTGTAATGATTGATGATTTAGTTACAAAAGGTGTTACTGAACCATATAGACTTTTAACTTCCAGAGCTGAACATCGTTTACTTTTGAGAAATGATAATGCACAAAAAAGATTAATTGATTATGGTAAAAAATTTGGTCTAATAAGCAATAAGGTTTACAATGAATATCTTATTTCAAAAAATAAAATAAAAAAAGCTATTGAATTTTTGAAAAAAAAGAAAGTGGGAGAGTTTTCTTTTTTAAAGAAGAAAACAAATAACACAAATTTCACTTTATATCAATATTTAAAAAGACCTGAAATTAAATTAAAAAAATTATTGTCAGATTTAAAAATTAAGAATTTTAAATTAACAAATTTAGAAATTAATATTATTGAAATAGAAATAAAATATGAAGGATATATTAAAAATCATCTAAAATCTTTAAAGAGTATTGGAAATTTACAAAATGTAGTTATTCCTGCAAATTTTAACTATAAAAACATTTTAAATTTATCTAATGAAGCAATTGATAAATTAAGTAAAATTCAACCATTAAATTTAGATCAAGCTAGTCGAATTAGTGGAATAAATTTTCCTGATATTGTTGCTATAAAAACTCATTTAGTTAAATTTTCATCTAGAAAGAACAATAAAAATGGACAACAATAA
- the ylqF gene encoding ribosome biogenesis GTPase YlqF, whose product MSDLSKINWFPGHMKIATDAILNMNKQIDLILEVVDARGIHISSNTDLLKLLPNKPIVKLALKSDLSDLNLVNKSNLIFASKFQKNLRSILLNSFKHLMHEKTLKFKNKGLLLPNYNIVVIGLPNVGKSTIINILANKIKAKTENRPGVTKSVSTIKLNEMFNLIDTPGILFKKIDDFEVGAKLTLMGIIKSNVVPLDDILFFAYNYLKTNYVSLLKDYILNFDLDDQYEDFLIKLATKRNFISIKNKLDLQKTAETFFNNLTNGNIGKLNYEH is encoded by the coding sequence ATGAGCGATTTATCTAAAATAAATTGGTTTCCAGGGCATATGAAAATTGCAACAGATGCAATTTTAAATATGAACAAACAAATTGATTTAATTTTAGAAGTTGTAGATGCTAGGGGAATTCATATTTCTAGTAATACTGATTTATTAAAATTATTACCTAATAAACCAATAGTTAAATTAGCTTTAAAAAGTGATTTATCTGATTTAAATTTAGTTAATAAATCTAATTTAATTTTTGCATCAAAATTTCAAAAAAATTTACGTAGTATTTTATTAAATAGCTTTAAACATTTAATGCATGAAAAAACATTAAAATTTAAAAATAAAGGTTTATTATTACCAAACTATAACATTGTAGTGATTGGTTTACCTAATGTTGGTAAAAGTACAATTATTAATATTCTTGCTAATAAGATAAAAGCAAAAACCGAAAACAGACCTGGTGTTACAAAATCAGTCTCAACAATTAAATTAAATGAGATGTTCAATTTAATTGACACTCCCGGGATATTGTTTAAAAAAATTGATGATTTTGAAGTTGGTGCAAAATTAACGTTGATGGGAATTATTAAAAGCAATGTTGTACCATTAGATGACATTTTATTTTTTGCATATAATTATTTAAAAACAAATTACGTTAGTTTATTAAAAGACTATATTTTAAACTTTGATTTAGATGATCAATATGAAGATTTTTTAATTAAATTAGCAACCAAAAGAAATTTTATTTCTATTAAAAATAAATTAGATTTGCAAAAAACTGCAGAAACTTTTTTTAATAATTTAACTAATGGTAATATTGGCAAATTAAATTATGAACATTAA
- the rlmB gene encoding 23S rRNA (guanosine(2251)-2'-O)-methyltransferase RlmB codes for MSFNKKNNKNKALSYLIGKKSVLDALKNNFPINLIYLLKQDKEIENLAKKNNIKIEFHSSTWFDKQVDPGAKHQGVVAKISNENLLINLDQLMAQVASKSKSIILILDEIVNPGNFGAILRTALATNVDGVIFKNNNQSAINTFVIKNSLGAAFYLNLVAVSNLRYAIDKLKNIGFWTVASSLKDDSQDFRKINLDKIALIVGNEDKGISPLIVKEADYRVKIPINPKIESLNVSVATAILLFEYTKNNIF; via the coding sequence ATGAGTTTTAATAAAAAAAATAATAAAAATAAAGCTTTATCTTATTTAATAGGAAAGAAAAGTGTTCTAGATGCTTTAAAAAATAATTTTCCTATTAATTTAATTTATTTATTGAAGCAAGATAAAGAAATTGAAAATCTTGCCAAAAAGAATAATATTAAAATTGAATTTCATTCTTCTACATGATTTGATAAACAAGTAGATCCTGGCGCAAAACACCAAGGAGTTGTAGCAAAAATTTCTAATGAAAATTTATTAATAAATTTAGATCAATTGATGGCACAAGTTGCTTCAAAATCTAAATCAATTATTTTGATTTTAGATGAAATTGTTAACCCCGGAAATTTTGGTGCAATTCTTAGGACCGCGTTAGCAACAAATGTAGATGGTGTAATATTTAAAAATAATAACCAATCAGCAATAAATACCTTTGTTATAAAAAATAGTTTAGGGGCAGCTTTTTATTTAAATTTAGTAGCTGTTTCAAATTTAAGATATGCAATTGATAAATTAAAAAATATAGGATTTTGAACTGTTGCTTCATCATTAAAAGATGATAGTCAAGATTTTAGAAAAATTAATTTAGATAAGATAGCATTAATAGTTGGTAATGAAGATAAAGGTATAAGTCCTTTAATTGTTAAAGAAGCTGACTATAGAGTAAAGATTCCTATAAATCCAAAAATTGAATCTTTAAATGTTTCGGTTGCTACAGCGATTTTATTATTTGAATATACCAAAAATAACATTTTTTAA
- the trmD gene encoding tRNA (guanosine(37)-N1)-methyltransferase TrmD produces MKITILTLFPKMFNSFVETSIIKNAIAKKIVKIEIINFRDFAIDKHKKVDDVIYGGSPGMLLMLDPIVKCLKKIKNKTSKVFLLSPEGITFNQEMALNLSQNIKHLILIAGHYEGFDYRIHNYVDGIISIGDYILTGGEIPAMLVADAIIRLLPNAINSNSLIQESFNNYLLDYPSYTKPAKYDSYEVPSILLSGNHQKIKKFNSEEQIRITKEKRPDLYKKYLKFKKGSNNE; encoded by the coding sequence GTGAAAATAACAATATTAACTTTGTTTCCAAAGATGTTTAATTCTTTTGTTGAAACTTCAATAATTAAAAATGCAATAGCTAAAAAAATAGTTAAGATTGAAATTATTAATTTTAGAGATTTTGCAATTGATAAACACAAAAAAGTTGATGATGTTATTTATGGCGGAAGTCCTGGAATGTTATTAATGCTTGATCCTATTGTTAAATGTTTAAAAAAAATTAAGAATAAAACATCTAAAGTTTTTTTACTTTCGCCTGAGGGAATTACATTTAATCAAGAAATGGCATTAAATTTGTCACAAAATATTAAACATTTAATTTTGATTGCTGGTCATTACGAAGGTTTTGATTATAGAATTCATAATTATGTTGATGGAATAATTTCAATAGGTGATTATATTTTAACGGGTGGCGAAATACCTGCAATGCTTGTTGCTGATGCAATAATTAGATTATTGCCAAATGCTATCAATTCAAATAGTTTAATACAAGAATCTTTTAATAATTATTTATTAGATTATCCATCATACACAAAACCAGCAAAATACGATTCATATGAAGTTCCATCTATTTTGTTATCAGGCAATCATCAAAAAATTAAAAAATTTAATAGTGAAGAACAAATTAGAATAACAAAAGAAAAACGTCCAGATTTATACAAAAAATATTTAAAATTTAAGAAAGGTTCTAACAATGAGTAA
- the rplS gene encoding 50S ribosomal protein L19, with protein sequence MSKTKINKNKILTNIENSQLKKDVPNFQAGDVVVVSIKIIENKKTRIQKFEGVVLRRRGRGISETFIVRKETDGVGIEKNFQVHNPNISIQLKRKGHVRRAYISYMRERSGKSARIKEKNKNVASAE encoded by the coding sequence ATGAGTAAAACAAAAATTAATAAAAATAAAATTTTAACTAATATTGAAAATAGTCAATTAAAAAAAGATGTACCAAATTTTCAAGCAGGAGATGTGGTAGTTGTTTCAATTAAAATAATTGAAAACAAAAAAACTCGTATTCAAAAATTTGAAGGTGTAGTTTTAAGACGTCGGGGTCGTGGTATTTCTGAAACATTTATAGTTAGAAAAGAAACTGATGGAGTTGGAATTGAAAAGAATTTTCAAGTACACAATCCAAATATTTCTATCCAATTAAAAAGAAAAGGTCATGTAAGACGTGCTTACATAAGTTACATGAGAGAACGTTCCGGAAAATCTGCTCGTATTAAAGAAAAAAATAAAAATGTTGCTAGTGCAGAATAA
- the tyrS gene encoding tyrosine--tRNA ligase, which produces MNKKHILDFLEERGLIAQTVFYEELKELLSKEKINFYIGFDPTADSLHVGHLLMLRVAKLLQEYGHKPFLILGGGTGHIGDPSGRTDMRQMLDTDNINEYVNKFKNQIEKFLNFDSENKAIFLNNASWLLELKWVEILREVGQHISVNKMLSTDAYKNRWENGLSFLELNYMVMQGYDFLYLNRNHNVVLQLGGSDQWSNILSGIDLIRRLEKKTAYGLTLTLLTNSDGKKMGKTSNGALWLNPNKTSPYDFYQYWINVDDRDLEKLFLLLTNLDKKEIEFLINKKGKEIIESKHRLAYLITELVHGNDAAEDAKKKSLAAFIDNDVNNMPEISIKLLDKSIASLLVDIKFCTSKSEAKRLINSKAIYINETIIQNPLELLHDEWINNKFFIVHKGKKQHIKVILKD; this is translated from the coding sequence ATGAATAAAAAACATATTTTAGATTTTTTAGAAGAACGTGGTTTGATAGCTCAAACTGTTTTTTATGAAGAATTAAAAGAATTATTAAGTAAAGAAAAAATTAATTTTTATATTGGATTTGATCCAACTGCAGATAGTTTGCATGTTGGACATCTTTTAATGTTACGTGTAGCTAAATTATTACAGGAATATGGTCATAAACCATTTTTAATTTTGGGTGGCGGAACTGGTCATATTGGTGATCCTAGTGGTAGAACTGATATGCGACAAATGCTTGATACTGATAATATCAATGAGTATGTGAATAAATTTAAAAATCAAATTGAAAAATTTTTAAATTTTGACAGTGAAAATAAAGCTATATTTTTAAACAATGCCAGTTGACTTTTAGAACTTAAATGAGTTGAAATTTTAAGAGAAGTTGGGCAACATATTTCAGTAAATAAAATGCTATCTACTGATGCATATAAAAATAGATGAGAAAATGGTTTATCATTCTTGGAATTAAATTATATGGTAATGCAAGGATATGACTTTTTGTATTTAAATCGAAATCATAATGTTGTTTTGCAATTAGGCGGTAGTGATCAATGATCTAATATTTTATCTGGAATAGATTTAATTCGTAGATTAGAAAAGAAAACTGCATATGGTTTGACTTTAACTTTGCTAACAAATTCAGATGGAAAGAAAATGGGCAAAACAAGTAATGGAGCTTTATGACTAAATCCAAATAAAACTTCACCATATGATTTTTATCAATATTGGATTAATGTAGATGATAGAGATTTAGAAAAATTATTTTTGTTATTAACTAATCTAGATAAAAAAGAAATTGAATTTTTAATTAACAAAAAAGGAAAAGAAATTATTGAATCTAAACATAGATTGGCTTATTTGATAACTGAATTAGTTCATGGCAATGATGCAGCTGAAGATGCTAAGAAAAAATCACTGGCTGCTTTTATTGATAATGATGTTAATAATATGCCTGAAATTTCTATTAAATTGTTAGATAAATCAATAGCCAGTCTATTAGTTGATATTAAATTTTGTACTTCAAAAAGCGAAGCCAAACGTTTAATAAACTCTAAAGCTATATACATAAATGAAACAATAATTCAAAATCCATTGGAACTTTTACATGATGAATGAATAAACAATAAATTTTTTATTGTTCATAAAGGTAAAAAACAACACATTAAAGTTATCTTGAAGGATTAA
- the rpsP gene encoding 30S ribosomal protein S16 gives MVKLRLMRTGRKRLPNFRIVAVDSRVKRDGKYIALLGSMDPTTGKFILNESLAMEWLNKGAQPTDTVKSILSQQGVWSKFMLAKNKKSPKKQSKKSA, from the coding sequence TTGGTTAAATTAAGATTAATGCGAACTGGAAGAAAAAGATTACCTAATTTTAGAATAGTAGCTGTTGATTCTAGAGTTAAACGTGATGGTAAATATATTGCGTTATTAGGAAGTATGGATCCTACAACAGGTAAGTTTATATTAAATGAATCTCTTGCTATGGAATGATTAAACAAAGGCGCTCAACCAACTGACACTGTAAAATCTATCCTAAGTCAGCAAGGTGTATGATCTAAATTTATGCTTGCTAAAAACAAAAAATCACCTAAAAAACAATCTAAAAAATCTGCTTAA